A DNA window from Euzebyales bacterium contains the following coding sequences:
- a CDS encoding metallophosphoesterase family protein, whose amino-acid sequence MTPTATAVGTFAVLSDIHGVAPALDAVLAEPEVAAADRIVMTGDIAAGPQPVAVLDRLVGLGARVVWVRGNADRELVTLARGGTTTIPDPIAPWAAQQPADRHVAVLADLPHPITLDVDGFGAVLFRCHGAPRDNEEVVVVDTWLSRWEEILAAVDRGVSTIVCGRTHMPFHRLAHRHLIVNAGSVGMPYGRPGAHWALLRDGVAQLRTTTFDVEAACAAIVATGYPAEAEVWADFFVRSPASDAQALTAFAPRDGRDAEAVPR is encoded by the coding sequence CCGCGCTCGATGCCGTGCTGGCCGAGCCCGAGGTCGCCGCCGCGGACCGCATCGTGATGACGGGCGACATCGCCGCGGGTCCGCAGCCCGTCGCCGTGCTCGACCGGCTCGTGGGCCTCGGCGCCCGCGTCGTGTGGGTGCGGGGCAACGCGGACCGCGAGCTGGTCACGCTGGCACGCGGGGGAACGACGACCATCCCCGACCCGATCGCGCCGTGGGCGGCGCAGCAGCCCGCCGACCGGCATGTGGCCGTGCTGGCCGACCTGCCGCATCCCATCACGCTGGACGTCGACGGCTTCGGCGCTGTGCTGTTCCGCTGCCACGGCGCGCCACGTGACAACGAGGAGGTCGTGGTTGTGGACACGTGGCTGTCGCGGTGGGAGGAGATCCTGGCCGCCGTCGATCGGGGCGTGTCGACGATCGTCTGCGGACGCACCCACATGCCGTTCCACCGCCTGGCGCACCGCCACCTGATCGTCAACGCCGGAAGCGTCGGCATGCCGTACGGCCGTCCGGGTGCCCACTGGGCACTGCTACGTGATGGCGTCGCTCAGCTGCGCACCACGACGTTCGACGTAGAGGCCGCCTGCGCCGCGATCGTCGCGACCGGCTATCCCGCCGAGGCGGAAGTGTGGGCGGACTTCTTCGTCCGCTCCCCCGCCAGCGACGCCCAGGCATTGACCGCGTTCGCGCCGCGTGACGGACGGGACGCCGAGGCGGTGCCGAGATGA